A stretch of Macadamia integrifolia cultivar HAES 741 chromosome 7, SCU_Mint_v3, whole genome shotgun sequence DNA encodes these proteins:
- the LOC122084409 gene encoding calcium-dependent protein kinase 26: MGNTCRGSFGSKHFQGYSQPEDRSISRRNTLESTISVHSPSSLNTQQLIVDEFSKENQKKDLNSPTGKDNMRRGIDNQAYYVLGHKTANIRDLYTLGRKLGQGQFGTTYLCTEIATGFEYACKSITKRKLISKEDVEDVRREIQIMHHLAGHKNIVTIKGAYEDSLYVHIVMELCSGGELFDRIIQRGHYSERKAAELTNIIVGVVEACHSLGVMHRDLKPENFLLVNKDDDFSLKAIDFGLSVFFKPGQIFTDVVGSPYYVAPEVLCKHYGPEADVWTAGVILYILLSGVPPFWAETQQGIFDAVLKGHIDFDSDPWPLISDSAKDLIQKMLCSQPSDRLTAHEVLCHPWICENGVAPDRALDPAVLSRLKQFSAMNKLKKMALRVIAESLSEEEIAGLKEMFKAMDTDNSGAITFDELKAGLRRYGSNLKESEIRQLMDAADVDNSGTIDYGEFIAATVHLNKLEREEHLIAAFSYFDKDGSGYITVDELQQACSEHGMTDVRLEDIIKEVDQDNDGRIDYGEFVAMMQKGNPFIGRRTMRNSLNMSMIDGPGAH; this comes from the exons ATGGGCAACACATGCCGAGGATCTTTTGGGAGCAAACACTTTCAGGGCTACAGCCAGCCCGAGGATCGATCGATCTCTAGGCGAAATACTTTAGAATCTACGATTTCTGTTCATTCGCCAAGTAGCTTGAACACGCAGCAGCTGATTGTTGACGAGTTctccaaagaaaatcaaaagaaggaTCTTAATAGCCCAACTGGAAAGGACAACATGAGGCGAGGAATCGATAACCAGGCTTATTACGTATTGGGTCACAAGACTGCTAACATCCGTGATCTTTACACTTTGGGTCGTAAGTTGGGTCAAGGACAATTCGGCACTACTTACTTGTGCACAGAGATTGCTACTGGTTTTGAATACGCTTGCAAGTCTATCACAAAGAGGAAGCTGATATCTAAGGAAGATGTGGAAGATGTCAGGAGGGAAATTCAGATAATGCATCATCTTGCAGGTCACAAAAACATTGTGACCATCAAAGGAGCTTATGAAGATTCACTCTATGTTCATATCGTGATGGAGCTCTGTTCTGGAGGTGAATTGTTTGATCGGATCATTCAGAGGGGACATTATAGTGAGAGGAAGGCAGCTGAGTTGACGAATATCATTGTGGGTGTTGTCGAGGCATGTCATTCCCTTGGGGTTATGCACAGGGATTTAAAACCAGAGAACTTCTTGCTGGTCAACAAGGATGATGATTTCTCGCTCAAAGCCATTGATTTTGGGCTCTCTGTCTTCTTTAAACCAG GTCAAATCTTTACTGACGTGGTCGGAAGCCCATATTATGTTGCTCCTGAGGTACTTTGCAAGCATTATGGGCCAGAAGCAGATGTATGGACGGCGGGGGTGATACTCTATATACTACTGAGTGGTGTGCCACCTTTTTGGGCAG AAACACAGCAGGGAATATTTGATGCAGTGTTGAAGGGACACATTGACTTTGACTCAGACCCATGGCCTCTAATCTCTGACAGTGCTAAGGATCTCATCCAAAAGATGCTGTGTTCTCAGCCCTCTGATCGCTTGACTGCTCATGAAGTACTAT GTCATCCTTGGATATGTGAAAATGGAGTTGCTCCTGACAGAGCATTGGATCCAGCTGTACTTTCTCGCCTCAAACAGTTCTCTGCGATGAATAAGTTAAAGAAGATGGCTTTACGG GTCATAGCAGAAAGCTTATCTGAGGAGGAAATTGCCGGTTTAAAAGAGATGTTTAAGGCAATGGATACTGACAACAGTGGTGCAATCACATTTGATGAATTAAAGGCTGGTTTGAGAAGATATGGCTCCAACCTCAAGGAGTCAGAGATCCGTCAACTCATGGACGCA GCCGATGTGGACAACAGTGGAACCATTGACTATGGGGAATTTATTGCTGCAACTGTACATCTTAACAAACTGGAGCGTGAGGAACATCTCATTGCGGCATTTTCGTACTTTGACAAGGATGGAAGTGGTTATATTACAGTTGATGAACTCCAGCAGGCTTGCTCAGAACATGGCATGACTGATGTTCGTCTTGAAGATATTATCAAAGAGGTTGATCAAGACAAT
- the LOC122083535 gene encoding protein PLASTID MOVEMENT IMPAIRED 1-like, whose translation MAAELSGRRDSNVQLLEELEALSQSLYQPHTSSTRRTASLSLPRVSVPSISSPHVTATTTTPPNEDEERPQPRPHSRRMSLSYWLSRPNLDEYQQDITTKKFIDDKRASSEKKGIWNWKPIRALSHLGMHKLSCLFSVEVVTVQGLPASMNGLRLCVCVRKKETRDRAVMTMPARVLEGAADFEESLFVRCHLYYSSSGGGKQLKFEPRPFWIYVIAVDAKELDFGRSSVDLSLLVQESVEKSLEGTRVRQLDVSYDLSGKAKGGELVLKLGFQIMEVDGGLGIYSQAEGLRSGRGMDSSSRFARKQSKSSFSIPNPRIPGRMEAFTPSKTRKTSVDFQEIDVWNLDEPAPAPSTSSSIQKSEEMEPKVEDLDLPDFEVVDKGVEIQDKTERSVSSEVVKEVVNDQFHLTRLRELDSIAQLIEALQSKVGDENLDKTEDETESQRLDAEEETVTRGFLQMLEGEEANEFKLDQPDIHLPKLETTEEAAEAESKVFLSDLGEGLGSVVQTRDGGYLAAMNPFNVEVTRKETPKIAMQISKPLILPSYKSMSGFEILQRWAAVGIEELSSEFLSLMPIDELMGKTAEQVAFEGIASAIIQGRNKEGASSSAARTIAAVKSMTTATSTGRKERISMGIWNVNEEPVMVDKILAFSIQKIESMAVEALKVQADMADKDAPFEVSPLVEKTEMIMEKEPSHVLASAVPLEDWLNNGGLTTSKDERGNPATLTLSVVVQLRDPMRRYETVGGPLVALIQATPVDDTGSKAEEERFKVTSLHIAGLKGRAGEKQRLTAMQWLVAYGLGKTGRKGKHIKPKVQQDSLWSLSSRIMANMWLKPMRNPDIRFPEQE comes from the coding sequence ATGGCAGCGGAGCTCTCTGGTAGACGCGACTCTAATGTCCAGTTGCTGGAAGAACTTGAGGCGCTGAGCCAATCTCTCTACCAACCCCACACCTCCTCCACCCGAAGAACCGCTTCCCTATCTCTTCCCCGGGTCTCTGTTCCTTCAATCTCATCTCCTCATgtcactgccaccaccaccacccccccaaaTGAGGACGAAGAACGACCCCAGCCCAGACCTCATTCCAGACGCATGTCCTTGTCCTACTGGTTATCACGCCCGAATCTCGACGAATATCAACAGGACATAACTACTAAGAAATTCATTGATGATAAACGAGCTTCATCAGAGAAGAAAGGAATCTGGAATTGGAAACCAATTCGAGCTCTTTCGCACTTGGGGATGCACAAATTAAGCTGTTTATTCTCTGTTGAAGTTGTAACCGTTCAAGGTCTACCGGCGTCTATGAATGGGCTTCGGCTTTGTGTTTGTGTCAGGAAGAAAGAGACCAGAGACAGGGCAGTGATGACCATGCCTGCTAGGGTTTTGGAGGGAGCAGCAGACTTCGAAGAGAGCTTGTTTGTCAGGTGCCATCTTTACTACAGTAGCAGTGGCGGTGGGAAACAGCTCAAGTTTGAGCCACGACCTTTCTGGATATACGTGATTGCTGTCGATGCTAAGGAGCTTGATTTTGGAAGAAGTTCTGTGGATTTGAGTCTCCTGGTTCAGGAATCGGTGGAGAAGAGCTTAGAAGGAACGCGTGTTCGGCAGTTGGATGTGAGTTATGATCTTTCGGGGAAGGCAAAGGGAGGAGAATTAGTCCTAAAATTGGGATTCCAGATTATGGAGGTAGACGGAGGGTTGGGAATTTATAGTCAGGCTGAGGGTCTGAGATCAGGTAGAGGTATGGATTCCTCGTCTCGGTTTGCCCGTAAACAATCGAAGTCTTCCTTCAGTATTCCCAACCCAAGAATCCCTGGCAGAATGGAAGCATTCACCCCATCAAAGACCAGAAAAACATCAGTGGATTTTCAGGAAATTGATGTTTGGAATCTTGATGAGCCAGCTCCTGCTCCTTCGACTTCCTCTTCCATTCAGAAATCCGAAGAAATGGAGCCCAAAGTTGAGGACCTTGATCTTCCAGATTTTGAAGTTGTGGATAAAGGGGTTGAGATCCAAGACAAAACTGAGAGATCAGTTTCTAGTGAGGTGGTCAAGGAAGTTGTAAATGATCAATTCCATCTAACACGGTTAAGGGAGCTTGATTCGATTGCTCAACTAATCGAAGCTCTTCAATCCAAAGTGGGTGATGAAAATCTAGATAAAACAGAGGATGAAACAGAATCACAAAGATTGGATGCAGAGGAAGAAACTGTAACAAGGGGATTTCTTCAGATGCTTGAGGGCGAAGAAGCTAATGAATTCAAACTTGATCAACCTGACATTCATCTTCCCAAACTGGAAACAACTGAAGAAGCTGCAGAGGCTGAATCCAAAGTTTTCCTTTCTGATCTTGGAGAAGGGTTGGGCTCTGTGGTCCAGACAAGAGATGGAGGTTATTTAGCTGCCATGAATCCTTTCAATGTTGAGGtaacaagaaaagaaactcCAAAAATTGCAATGCAGATTTCAAAACCATTGATTCTGCCATCATACAAATCCATGAGCGGGTTTGAGATCTTACAGAGATGGGCAGCTGTTGGAATTGAAGAACTAAGCTCAGAATTCTTATCTTTAATGCCAATTGATGAACTGATGGGTAAAACAGCAGAACAGGTAGCTTTTGAAGGCATTGCTTCTGCAATCATTCAAGGAAGGAACAAAGAAGGAGCTAGCTCAAGTGCAGCTCGTACCATTGCAGCTGTAAAATCCATGACAACTGCCACGAGTACAGGCAGGAAAGAAAGGATTTCGATGGGAATTTGGAATGTGAATGAGGAACCAGTGATGGTGGATAAGATTCTAGCTTTCTCAATACAAAAAATCGAATCAATGGCAGTTGAAGCTCTAAAGGTTCAGGCAGACATGGCAGACAAAGATGCACCTTTCGAGGTTTCTCCACTTGTTGAGAAGACAGAAATGATCATGGAAAAAGAACCCAGCCATGTTTTGGCCTCTGCTGTACCACTTGAAGATTGGTTGAATAATGGAGGTCTAACTACCTCCAAAGATGAACGAGGCAATCCAGCAACTCTCACACTATCAGTGGTTGTCCAGCTAAGAGATCCAATGAGGCGGTATGAGACAGTAGGAGGACCATTGGTTGCACTGATACAAGCTACACCTGTGGATGACACAGGGTCGAAAGCTGAGGAGGAGAGATTCAAAGTGACAAGTTTGCATATAGCAGGTTTGAAGGGAAGGGCAGGAGAGAAGCAAAGATTGACTGCAATGCAGTGGTTGGTGGCATATGGATTGGGTAAGACaggaaggaaagggaaacaCATCAAACCAAAAGTGCAGCAAGATTCACTCTGGAGCCTTTCTTCACGGATAATGGCAAATATGTGGCTGAAACCAATGAGGAATCCAGATATAAGATTTCCCGAGCAAGAATAG
- the LOC122085190 gene encoding mitochondrial phosphate carrier protein 1, mitochondrial-like, translating to MRLFDLFPQLEAALEQEAGNRQFTNKEAKKSAADERFCEEFSPAYYGVCTIGGMLSAGMTHLAITPLDVLKVNMQVNPIKYNSIYSGINILLREEGPSALWRGWTGKFFGYGLQGGCKFGLYEYFKKLYFDALVDQHRSLIYFISSASAQVFADVALCPFEAVKVRVQTQPNFAKGLGDGFPKLYATEGLSGFYKGLVPLWGRNLPFSMIMFSTFEHSVDLIYHNIIQRRKENCSRTQQLGVTCVAGYTSGAVGTLISNPADNIVASLYNKKADNVTQAVKKIGLVNLFTRSLPIRITIVGPVITLQWLFYDTIKVLTGLPTSGGHNSLKEEVD from the exons ATGAggttatttgacttatttcctCAGCTAGAAGCCGCTTTGGAACAAGAAGCAGGTAACAGACAATTTACAAACAAGGAAGCCAAGAAGAGTGCGGCTGATGAAAGATTCTGTGAGGAATTCTCACCAGCTTATTATGGGGTTTGCACCATTGGGGGAATGCTCAGTGCTGGGATGACCCATCTCGCTATTACTCCTCTGGATGTCTTGAAGGTGAATATGCAG gTGAACCCTATCAAGTATAACAGCATTTATTCTGGGATAAATATTCTCTTGAGGGAAGAAGGCCCTTCTGCCCTATGGAGAGGTTGGACTGGGAAATTTTTTGGATATGGTCTTCAAGGCGGCTGCAAATTTGGTCTATATGAATATTTCAAGAAACTTTACTTTGATGCGTTAGTAGACCAGCACAGGAGCCTCATCTACTTCATCAGCAGTGCATCTGCTCAAGTGTTTGCTGATGTGGCTCTCTGCCCCTTTGAAGCTGTCAAAGTCCGTGTTCAAACACAACCTAATTTTGCGAAGGGCTTAGGTGATGGATTTCCAAAGTTATATGCAACTGAAGGCCTCTCTGG CTTTTACAAGGGTCTTGTGCCACTTTGGGGTCGAAATCTTCCAT TCTCTATGATTATGTTTTCGACGTTTGAGCATTCTGTGGACTTAATATATCATAATATCAttcaaagaagaaaggagaactgCTCAAGAACTCAACAGCTAGGGGTGACATGTGTAGCTGGCTATACATCCGGAGCTGTTGGCACCTTAATCTCTAATCCTGCGGACAACATTGTTGCATCTCTTTATAACAAAAAGGCTGATAATGTGACGCAG GCTGTAAAGAAAATTGGGCTTGTCAATTTGTTTACAAGAAGTCTACCTATCAGGATCACAATTGTTGGACCTGTTATAACCTTGCAATGGTTATTCTATGACACCATTAAAGTCTTAACTGGGCT GCCAACAAGTGGTGGTCATAACAGTCTCAAGGAAGAAGTGGACTGA
- the LOC122084071 gene encoding monosaccharide-sensing protein 2-like, whose amino-acid sequence MRGAVLVAIAATMGNLMQGWDNATIAGAILYIKEEFDLESDATLEGLIVAMSLIGATVITTFSGAVSDMVGRRPMLIVSSLLYFVSGLVMLWSPNVYILLLARLLDGFGIGLAVTLVPIYISETAPPEIRGLLNTLPQFTGSAGMFLAYCMVFGMSLMESPSWRLMLGVLSIPSLAYFALTVFFLPESPRWLVSKGRMVEAKRVLQRLRGWEDVSGEMALLVEGLGVGGETSIEEYIIGPADDLTDEHDPTAQKDHIKLYGPEEGLSWVARPVTGRQSTLGLVSRHGSMENQGVPLMDPLVTLFGSVHENLPETGSMRSMLFPNFGSMLSEAEQHDRNEQWDEESQHREGDDYASDAGGVDSDESLHTPLISRQTTSMEGKDFAPPPASHGSIMSMRRHSSLMQGNAEAGSSMGIGGGWQLAWKWSEREGEDGKKEGGFKRIYLHQEGVPGSRRGSLVSLPGADIPEGGEYIQAAALVSQPALYSKELIGQHPVGPAMVHPSETAAKGPRWGDLFEPGVKHALFVGVGIQILQQFSGINGVLYYTPQILEEAGVEVILSDLGLSSTSASLLISAFTTLLMLPCIAVAMRLIDMTGRRTLLLSTIPILIVALAVLVIGNLVNLGTIVHAVISTVCVILYFCCFVTGFGPIPNTLCSEIFPTRVRGLCIAICALTFWICDIIVTYTLPVMLTSIGLAGIFGIYAVVCCISWVFVFLKVPETKGMPLEVITEFFAVGAKQAAAKNE is encoded by the exons ATGAGGGGTGCTGTGCTTGTAGCTATAGCTGCTACAATGGGGAATTTGATGCAGGGATGGGATAATGCAACAATTGCTG GGGCGATTCTTTACATaaaggaggaatttgatttgGAAAGCGATGCAACACTGGAAGGGCTTATTGTGGCTATGTCACTTATTGGTGCTACAGTTATTACAACATTCTCTGGAGCCGTATCAGATATGGTTGGGCGGCGCCCAATGCTGATAGTCTCATCACTTCTCTATTTTGTTAGTGGTCTGGTAATGCTTTGGTCTCCAAATGTTTATATCCTTCTATTGGCAAGACTTTTGGATGGATTTGGAATTGGTCTCGCAGTCACTCTTGTTCCTATCTATATATCTGAGACAGCCCCACCTGAAATAAGGGGATTGTTAAATACCCTTCCACAGTTCACTGGTTCTGCTGGGATGTTTCTGGCCTATTGTATGGTTTTTGGGATGTCACTGATGGAATCTCCAAGCTGGAGGTTGATGCTTGGGGTTCTTTCTATTCCTTCTCTTGCTTATTTCGCTTTGACAGTATTTTTCTTGCCTGAATCTCCACGGTGGCTTGTGAGTAAAGGGCGGATGGTTGAGGCTAAACGCGTATTGCAGAGGTTACGTGGATGGGAAGATGTCTCAG GTGAGATGGCTTTGCTGGTTGAAGGCCTTGGAGTTGGAGGCGAAACTTCAATAGAAGAGTATATAATAGGCCCAGCCGATGACCTAACTGATGAACATGACCCAACAGCTCAGAAGGACCATATCAAGTTATATGGGCCTGAAGAAGGCCTTTCTTGGGTTGCTAGACCCGTCACTGGGCGACAGAGTACTCTTGGTCTTGTGTCCCGTCATGGGAGCATGGAGAACCAGGGTGTACCCCTTATGGACCCTCTGGTCACTCTCTTTGGCAGTGTCCATGAGAATTTACCTGAGACGGGAAGCATGCGAAGCATGCTCTTTCCAAACTTCGGCAGTATGTTGAGTGAGGCAGAGCAGCATGATAGAAATGAACAGTGGGATGAGGAGAGCCAGCATAGAGAGGGTGATGACTATGCGTCTGATGCTGGCGGTGTTGATTCTGATGAGAGTTTGCATACCCCATTGATCTCACGCCAGACAACTAGCATGGAAGGTAAGGACTTCGCACCACCTCCTGCATCCCATGGTAGCATTATGAGCATGAGACGCCACAGTAGTCTCATGCAGGGAAATGCGGAGGCAGGCAGCAGTATGGGCATTGGTGGTGGTTGGCAGTTGGCATGGAAATGGTCTGAGAGAGAAGGTGAAGATGGAAAGAAGGAAGGGGGATTCAAGAGAATTTATTTACACCAGGAAGGTGTCCCTGGGTCCCGGCGTGGATCTCTTGTTTCACTTCCTGGTGCCGATATTCCTGAAGGTGGTGAATACATTCAGGCTGCTGCTCTAGTAAGCCAGCCCGCTCTGTACTCTAAGGAGCTTATAGGGCAGCATCCAGTTGGACCTGCCATGGTTCACCCATCTGAAACTGCTGCAAAAGGGCCAAGGTGGGGTGATCTTTTTGAGCCGGGAGTCAAGCATGCGTTATTTGTTGGGGTAGGGATTCAAATACTTCAACAG TTTTCAGGCATAAATGGGGTTCTGTACTACACCCCTCAGATTCTTGAGGAGGCTGGTGTTGAAGTTATACTTTCAGACTTGGGCCTAAGTTCAACCTCTGCATCTTTACTAATTAGTGCTTTCACAACTCTCTTGATGCTTCCATGTATAGCTGTTGCCATGAGGCTTATTGATATGACTGGAAGAAG GACGCTGCTACTGTCTACGATTCCTATCTTGATAGTGGCGCTCGCCGTTCTTGTCATTGGTAATCTTGTGAACTTGGGTACCATCGTCCACGCTGTAATTTCAACTGTCTGCGTTATTCTCTACTTCTGCTGCTTTGTCACGGGATTTGGTCCAATTCCCAACACCCTCTGCTCAGAGATCTTCCCCACCCGAGTCCGTGGACTCTGCATTGCCATCTGTGCGCTTACATTTTGGATTTGTGACATCATTGTTACCTACACACTCCCAGTCATGCTCACCTCCATTGGGCTTGCAGGCATATTTGGTATCTATGCTGTTGTATGCTGTATCTCATGGGTATTTGTCTTCTTGAAAGTTCCGGAAACCAAGGGCATGCCCCTTGAGGTTATCACAGAATTCTTTGCTGTTGGTGCAAAACAGGCTGCAGCCAAGAATGAGTAG